TCGCGATCGCGGAAGGCACGGCGCTCCTTCCTTCCGGCGTCGCGGGCATTCTCGGAGGGTCGATCTCGCTGTTTACGACGATCGCCACCCTTTTGTTTCTCCGCAACGAAAAGCCGAACGCCATGATGCTGGCTGGTGTCCTCATCGGCTTTGCCGGGATTTCCCTCATCGCGCAGCCTTGGAAGGGAGCGGACAGAACGATCGATCTGATCGGTGTACTGTGGATGGTGGCTGCGACCATAATTCTCGGCGTTTCCTATGTTTATGTTCGCCGTTTTTTATCGCCCCATAATATCCCGCCGCTTGCTCTCGCCACGTGGCAAACCGGCCTTGCGCTGGTCGTTTTGCTGATCGTCGTCGATCGAGCCGGAATGAGCGACATTCTCCAAGACTGGCACGCGGCGGCTGGAGTCGCCGTAGGCCTTGGTGTGCTCGGAACCGGGATGGCTTTCCTGATCTACTATTATCTTCTGCAGGAACTGGGCGCGGTCGCTGCCTCGGGAGCGACCTATATTACGCCCAATGTTGCGCTACTGATCGGCTGGGTCACTGGGGAGAAGGTCGGTGTTCTGGAGATCGCAGCCATTATCCTCGTACTGGGCAGCATCGCGATGCTGCAGATCGGCAGGCAGCTCGCGCGTTGAAGACGCCATAGTACGTTGTAACTCCTCGCTTATGGCGGAGATCGTTACCCCTTTATCCCACTCGCGGCGATGCTGGAGATGAACAGCCTTTGCAGGAGGAGATAGAAGATAAGCACGGGCAGCGTGATGATGGTGAGGTAGGCCATGACTTCGCCCCAGGGGGTGTTGAGCTGGAAGAAATATTGCAGGCCCACCATCACCGGCCGGTAGGCCTCGGACTGGGTGACGAGCAGGGGCCAAAGATATTGCTGGCTATACATGACAAGGAATTTCAGGATCGCGGCCGTGGCGATGACGGGGCCGCTGAGCGGCATCACCACCTGCGCGTAAATCCGCAGCCAGCTTGCGCCATCAATGCGCGCCGCCTCCAGGAGCTCTTTCGGCAGATCCTTGAAATATTGAACGAAGAGGAAAATCGTCAGCCCGTCGGCTATCCAGGGAATGATCTGCACATGCCATGAATTCAGCCATCCCAGGTGAAGCCTTCGCTGCCGATCCATGGCAGATTATTGACTTCCAGGAGCAGAGGTACGGCGATCGTCTCGAAGGGGATGATGAGGGTGGCCAGAATGACGGAGAAGAGGACGTCTTTTCCACGCCAGTTCAGAAAGGTGAAGGCAAAGGCTGCCAGAGAGCCGAGTAACAGGGCGAGGAAGACGGTTACGCCCGTTACAAGTACCGAGTTGAATATGAAGGTCGCAATTGGCGCGCGCGCAAAAGCCGCCGTGTAGTTTTCGAGCGACAGATCACCCACCGGCATGAATGCCCGCAGGGACGTCGCATCCCGCAACAGCTGCTCGTTTGGCTTCAGCGACGAAAAAACCATGAAGAGCAGGGGCAGGATGAAGATCGCCGCAAAGGCGAGCATCAGCAGGTAGTTGCCGATGAGGAACGCACGGCTTTTGCGTTGTCCTGCCTGCATCACTGTTTCTCCCGTGTGAGATAGCGCTGCACCAGCGAGATCAACAGGACAAGCAGGAACAGCACGACCGAGATTGCTGATCCAGCTGCAATATCCTGCTGTCTGTAGCCGCGCTCGACGGCCTGATAGACGATGCTTTGCGTTGCGTCGCGCGGTCCGCCCTTGGTCATCACGTCGATCTGCGCAAATAGCGCAAAGGCTTGCATGGTGATGACGATGACGATGAGGACGGCGGTATTGCGCAGGAGCGGCCAGGTTATCATGCTGAACTTCTGCCAGCGGCTGGCGCCTTCGATATCAGCGGCTTCGTAAAGATCAGGGGAAATGGTCTGCAGGCCCGAAAGCCAGATAACCATGTGGAAACCGACGCCCTGCCAGACCGACATCACCAGAATGGCCCAAAGGGCCGTGTCGGTTCGGCCGAGCCAGTCGACAGGTTGAAACAGGCCGAAACTCATATAGCCAAGAACACTGTTCAGAAGGCCGTTATCGGCGGCATAGATAAACCGCCAGAGCAGCGCCACCACGACGACGGACAAAACGACGGGCATGAAATAGACCGCGCGGAAAACCGTAACGCCCGGAATTTTCTGGTTGACCAGCACGGCGAGAAACAACGCCAGCGCCGCCTGAACGGGAGCAACGACCGCCACGAAGGAGAGCGTATTGACAAGCGCCGTCAAGAACACGACGTCGCGCGCCAGAATGACGATCTGTTTCTCACCCCAGGTGAAACTTTTATATTCCCGCATTCCGTCGAGATGCGGATAATCGGGGTTTCCGCGGGTAAAGCTGCGGAGGCGCGGATAGGAGAGCGTGCCGTCAGCATCCTGCTTGAGGCTTCCATCCGCCTTACGCTCCGGCTCGAGCGCGAGGACCCCAACTCCGAGCAGCCGGGTGTAATTTTCAAAGCCCACAAATTCCGTCGGGTTGGGGGAGGTCAGCCGCTGGTTGGTGAAGGAGAAACCCAGCCCGAGCAGGAAGGGCGTGATCAGAAAGAGACCAATCAGCACCATCGCCGGTGCGGCCATCAGCCAGCCCGTTAAGCCGTCGCGGGAAAGTTTCTCCTTGGACGAGAAGAACGCCATTGATCGCTTCCCAATCTCGGCCCTATTTGGGCTTGTAACCGGCGTTGCGCTCGATGTTGTTGTTGATCTCGTCGGTCGCGTTGTCCAGCGTGTCGGCAACATCAGCACCATTGGTTATATCCGACACAGCCTTGGCAAAGACCGGCGACATGAAGGCGTAGGCCGGCGTCACCGGGCGCAGGGTCCCCTGGCGTTTGGAAAGTTCGAAGAAAACTTCAAGTGGTCCGCCCTTCTTGTAGTTCTCAGTCATCTGTGCGGCGGAAGAGGTGGCAGGTATCAGACCGATCGCATCGGAAAACTGCGCAAGATATTTGTCCTGTATGGCAAACTCGATGAAGGCGGAGGCTCCCTGCGGATGTTTGCTGGTGGCCGATACGCCGAACTGCCAGGACCCGGCACCGATTTTCGGGCCGTTACCAAAATCCGGCGCGGGGAGAAACAGCAGGTCGTCTCCGTATTTTTCCAGCGCTTTCACCGCAACCCAGTTGCCCATCCATTGCAGGGCATGCCTTCCCTCCAGAAACCCGGTTTCGTGGTCGGCGGGCGATTGTGATGTGCCGGGTGCCAGTTTCTTCTGGAACAGCGCCTGCCACCATTCCCCGAACTTGATGGCATCGTCTCCGTTGAGGGCATCTTCGGCAGTTTGATAATTTTCCTTGTTGATCAGGCTGCCGCCGAAGCTTTCCAGAAACGGGGTGAAGGCATAGCTGTACCATTCCGTCTTGTCGGCCATGCCGAGGTCGATCGCATAATCGAACTTGCCACTGGCCCCGAGCTTATCGAGCGCCGCATTAAACTCCTCGCCGGTCCATGGCTGGTCGAGTGTCGGGATGCGGATGCCATTTTCATCGAGAACGGATTTGCGGGCGAACACCGCGACGGCGGCATCCCAAAGCCCGACGGAGTAAAGCTTGTCGCCCCATTTTCCGATCGCACCCGGGAGGAAATTGGCGAGCTTGGTTTCGTCGATCTGCAACGGCTGAAGATAACCGGACCATGCCCAGTTCGGCATGTTCGGCCCGTCTACGTCGAGGATGTCAGGCAGCTTGTTGGAAAGTGCGGCAGCGGTGACGGATTCGTTATAGGCGTTTTGCGGAAACTCCTGAAGAGACACGCGCCATTCGGACTGGGACGAATTGAAGTCCTCGATGATGCCAGCCAGTATCTTGCGCTCTTCGACGTTACCGGCACCGTGATACCACATCGTAAGGTCGGTCTGGGCGAGCGCCGTGCTGGAAAAAAACATCGACAGAACGGCGGCAGTGCCTGCAAAAACGGCTTTTCTGTTCATGGATGGTCCTCCTCCTGAAGGAAGGTAACTTCACCATCTCCAGATTGTTCCGAAAAAATTTGCATTCAGGCGCTGCATTTTTTCGCGTGGCTAGTATGGCTTGGCGCGCCTCACAGGGCTGAAAGGCTTAAATCCGACGCGCTCACGCCGCCGGCATTCCGGAACCATTGCGCGCCTTCGTTGTTCGAAGCGAGGACATGCAGCGCATCGTATCGGACGACACCGCGTCTGGCTGATCTGACAGGTGCGTCGGCATCGTAAGACATGAGGTGCAGCGCGCCATGAACAGGTTCTTTACGCAATTTGCGAGCCGTATTGCGTCGTTTTCCGGTTCGCCGACGGCCTTTGTAGTCGCACTTGGGACCGTGATCGTCTGGGGCATTAGCGGACCGCTCTTCGGATTTTCGGAGGTCTGGCAGCTGGTCATCAATACAGGCACGACCATCGTCACCTTCCTGATGATTTTCCTCGTGCAGAACTCGCAAAACAGGGATTCGGCGGCGATGGAAGCGAAACTGGACGAACTGCTGCGGGCCGTTGAGCAGGCAAGGGGGGTTTCATCGGCATCGAGCATCTCACCGAGAACGAAATCGAGGAAATTCGCGCCCGCCTCGAAAAGGAAAATGGCTGTGCTGAAGGCGGAAAGCCGCCGCCGCATCACGCCATGTCGCGGTTGCTGTCCCGACGCTAACGTCTTGGCTTTGGGGCGGGCACGGTCCTCAGCCAGACAAGACATGATCACCCGAAAACACCATGCGGCAAAGTCCGCTGACAGAAGGAAACATGATGTCTCTTAAAGCCATTGCCCTGAATGCGACCCTCAAATCCTCGACGTCGGAAGAGCCGTCTTCGACGGGAAGCCTACTCGACCTGATCGTTCAGGAGCTGGGCAGTCTGGATGTTCAGACCGAGACCGTCTGGCTTGCCGATCATGACATCAAACCGGGCGTCAGCTCAGACGAGGGGGAGGGAGATGCCTGGCCGGCCATTCGAAAGAAGATACTGGCGGCGGACATTTTACTTGTCGGCACGCCGATATGGCTCGGCCAGCCCTCGAGCGTCTGCAAAAGAGCACTGGAGCGTATGGATGCCTTTCTGGAGGAAACCGACGCGCAGGGACGAATGGTGTCCTACGGAAAGGTGGCTGCCGTGGCGGTCGTCGGCAACGAGGATGGGGCCCACCATGTCTCTGCTGAGATCTTCCAGGCCCTGAACGACGTCGGCTTCACCATCCCCGCGAATGCGGTTGCCTATTGGGTGGGAGAGGCGATGGGGTCGACGAATTTCGTCGATCTGGATGAGACGCCTGATGCGGTAAAAACCATGATCAGCATGCTGGCGCGCAACACGGTGCATCTGGCCGGTCTCCTGAAGAACAGTCAATATCCCGCTAGCGAAGAATGAGGTCTTTCGTTTTTTGGCGCTGTTCCGTGCGGTTGCAACTCATGGCAACGCCGCCGCGCGATCCAAAACCGCTTCTCCTGATGCTGCGAAATATTTTCGGAACTCTCCGCATGCCGCTTTGTTCGGGAGGCGTCCGTGCTGGCTCAGGAAGGTTTCCTCGTCTCGAGGGAAGTTCCTGGGAGCATGAGAGCAACGATGCAAGCGGAGGAACAATCCCAATGAAAAAGACTGTTTTTGTGGCTTTGCTTCTCGGGAGCGGTGCGCTGTCTGCCTTTGCCCAGCAGGCACCCACTGCCAATCCGGGTGGCGACACGCCGGCGGTTGCCACCCCGGGTGTCAATAACCCGACGGCGCCCGTCGAAGGTGCCAACAGCTTCACCGAGGCACAGGCCAAGGAGCGGATGGAACAAGCAGGGTACACGCAGGTCAAGGATCTGAAAAAGGACGACAAGGGCGTGTGGATGGCATCAGGCATGAAAGACGGCAAGGCCGTAACGGTCGCGCTCGATTATCAGGGCAACGTCGTCGCCAAATAAGGCGCGCAGCATTTGGGAGAAGTGACATGAGAACCGTAACCGGACTTTTCGACGACTATGATGATGCGAGCGCTGCCGTTTCGGAACTGGAGAGAGCGGGCGTGCCCTCCAGCGATATCAGTATCGTTGGCAGCAACGCCGACAGGCGGCATGGCGAGGATGAGACCAAGGCCGCGGAAGGCGCAGGCACGGGTGCCGGCATTGGCGCTCTTGTGGGCGGCGCCGGCGGCCTGCTGACCGGCCTTGGTTTGATGGCGATACCAGGCGTCGGCCCCGTGGTTGCAGCGGGCTGGCTTGCCGCGACGGCTGTGGGCGCCGCAGGTGGTGCTGTCGCCGGTGGCGCGGCCGGCGGGCTGATCGGCGCCATGACCCGCTCGGGTGTCTCCGAAGACGATGCCCATGTCTATGCCGAAGGGGTGCGCCGGGGCGGTACGCTCGTCACGGCCCGTGTCGAGGACAACCTGGTTCCGGAAGCTGAAGCGGTCCTCAAGCGGCAGGGCTGGGTCGATCCGTCGGAGCGGCGCGCCGCCTACCGCGAACAGGGCTGGACGAGGTTCGACGAGACAGCAAGGCCCTATGCCGCGGAAGACATCGAGCAGGAGCGCAGTCGCTACCGTCGATCGGTACTTTGACGCGAAGCCTGTCATCCGGGGGCCTGGCTTGTCCAGGGCCCCCGGTCAACGCCCTCAGGAGCTCCCATGGCCAAGAAACCAGAATCCATTTCATCCGCCACCGTCACCATTCATGACCAAAAGCTCGTCCGCGGTGCGGGGGGCGAACTGCACCAGACCGCCAGCGGTGGCGAGCCGGTGCTCACCACTGCCCAGGGCGGGCCGGTTGCGGACGACCAGAATTCGCTGCGGGTGGGGCCTCGCGGGCCCCTTCTCATCGATGATTTCCATTTCCGCGAGAAGCTTTTCCATTTCGACCATGAGAGGATTCCAGAGCGCGTGGTTCACGCCCGCGGTTATGGCGCGCATGGCTATTTCGAAACTTACGATTCCCTTGCCGCCCATACCAAGGCCGATCTCTTCCAACGGGCCGGTGAAAAGACCCCGGCCTTCGTGCGGTTTTCGACCGTTGCCGGCAACAAGGGCTCGGCCGACCTTGCGCGGGATGTGCGCGGTTTCGCCGTGAAGATTTACACGAAAGAAGGGAACTGGGACCTCGTCGGCAACAATATTCCTGTTTTCTTCATACAGGATGCAATCAAGTTTCCAGATGTCGTCCATGCTGCCAAGCAGGAGCCTGACCGGGCGTTTCCGCAGGCGCAGACGGCGCATGACACCTTCTGGGATTTCATCAGCCTCACGCCGGAAAGCATGCACATGGTCATGTGGATCATGTCAGACCGGACAATTCCGCGTTCCTTCCGGTTCATGGAAGGGTTCGGTGTGCACACCTTCCGTTTCGTCAACGCGAAGGAAGAATC
This genomic interval from Agrobacterium tumefaciens contains the following:
- a CDS encoding general stress protein produces the protein MRTVTGLFDDYDDASAAVSELERAGVPSSDISIVGSNADRRHGEDETKAAEGAGTGAGIGALVGGAGGLLTGLGLMAIPGVGPVVAAGWLAATAVGAAGGAVAGGAAGGLIGAMTRSGVSEDDAHVYAEGVRRGGTLVTARVEDNLVPEAEAVLKRQGWVDPSERRAAYREQGWTRFDETARPYAAEDIEQERSRYRRSVL
- a CDS encoding carbohydrate ABC transporter permease is translated as MAFFSSKEKLSRDGLTGWLMAAPAMVLIGLFLITPFLLGLGFSFTNQRLTSPNPTEFVGFENYTRLLGVGVLALEPERKADGSLKQDADGTLSYPRLRSFTRGNPDYPHLDGMREYKSFTWGEKQIVILARDVVFLTALVNTLSFVAVVAPVQAALALFLAVLVNQKIPGVTVFRAVYFMPVVLSVVVVALLWRFIYAADNGLLNSVLGYMSFGLFQPVDWLGRTDTALWAILVMSVWQGVGFHMVIWLSGLQTISPDLYEAADIEGASRWQKFSMITWPLLRNTAVLIVIVITMQAFALFAQIDVMTKGGPRDATQSIVYQAVERGYRQQDIAAGSAISVVLFLLVLLISLVQRYLTREKQ
- a CDS encoding flavodoxin family protein codes for the protein MSLKAIALNATLKSSTSEEPSSTGSLLDLIVQELGSLDVQTETVWLADHDIKPGVSSDEGEGDAWPAIRKKILAADILLVGTPIWLGQPSSVCKRALERMDAFLEETDAQGRMVSYGKVAAVAVVGNEDGAHHVSAEIFQALNDVGFTIPANAVAYWVGEAMGSTNFVDLDETPDAVKTMISMLARNTVHLAGLLKNSQYPASEE
- a CDS encoding PepSY domain-containing protein, with product MKKTVFVALLLGSGALSAFAQQAPTANPGGDTPAVATPGVNNPTAPVEGANSFTEAQAKERMEQAGYTQVKDLKKDDKGVWMASGMKDGKAVTVALDYQGNVVAK
- a CDS encoding DMT family transporter, with translation MKWAAELITPAQITLLRVFFGFLPLAFVSWRKGVIHRDQLRQLPHFLIMAMFATAFYYLAIAEGTALLPSGVAGILGGSISLFTTIATLLFLRNEKPNAMMLAGVLIGFAGISLIAQPWKGADRTIDLIGVLWMVAATIILGVSYVYVRRFLSPHNIPPLALATWQTGLALVVLLIVVDRAGMSDILQDWHAAAGVAVGLGVLGTGMAFLIYYYLLQELGAVAASGATYITPNVALLIGWVTGEKVGVLEIAAIILVLGSIAMLQIGRQLAR
- a CDS encoding sugar ABC transporter substrate-binding protein, whose product is MNRKAVFAGTAAVLSMFFSSTALAQTDLTMWYHGAGNVEERKILAGIIEDFNSSQSEWRVSLQEFPQNAYNESVTAAALSNKLPDILDVDGPNMPNWAWSGYLQPLQIDETKLANFLPGAIGKWGDKLYSVGLWDAAVAVFARKSVLDENGIRIPTLDQPWTGEEFNAALDKLGASGKFDYAIDLGMADKTEWYSYAFTPFLESFGGSLINKENYQTAEDALNGDDAIKFGEWWQALFQKKLAPGTSQSPADHETGFLEGRHALQWMGNWVAVKALEKYGDDLLFLPAPDFGNGPKIGAGSWQFGVSATSKHPQGASAFIEFAIQDKYLAQFSDAIGLIPATSSAAQMTENYKKGGPLEVFFELSKRQGTLRPVTPAYAFMSPVFAKAVSDITNGADVADTLDNATDEINNNIERNAGYKPK
- a CDS encoding carbohydrate ABC transporter permease — encoded protein: MQIIPWIADGLTIFLFVQYFKDLPKELLEAARIDGASWLRIYAQVVMPLSGPVIATAAILKFLVMYSQQYLWPLLVTQSEAYRPVMVGLQYFFQLNTPWGEVMAYLTIITLPVLIFYLLLQRLFISSIAASGIKG